The Caenorhabditis elegans chromosome I genome includes the window ttcgttttttgagaCGTGTGAAGAAgtacaaatctgaaaatgcgcaaaaaattaatggaaaatagGGATGCTACGTAGTCTTCTCAGTAGAGaagaattttttctggaattcttCACTGTTTTCACGGTTTGTAGAAATGAAttagaagtttttaaaaaagtagaaaacagtgggaaatatgagaaaaagcTCTTCTCTTCTGATTATGAAAAGAGAGAATACTCTTAACAGCTCTAATTAATGGAGAAATAACTTACATATCAAAAGTCGGCAGATAATCAATTACTTCTCTGAGTGAAATTAGCGGTAGATTGCACAATGGAAATGGTTTTACAGCATGCATTTGACGAGAACTGGTAGAAGAGTAAGGAGAGATGTATGCGTGTATGAATGAATAAGACTGTTAAACACTCTAGGCACACTATTGATTTGTATTGGATACGCAGAGTTGTAAAACTCAGAATGCTGTCACAGAGACGATTGTCAGAAACGATTTACCAAATTGTTGTATACATCTGCTCACTGCCAGGTGTGCTGTCTCAGAAGTTACAAAGATACACTAGTACAAATCGATATACGCGTATGGATACAAGGTGGCTATTAATAAAGACTCTAACACTCCAACGCGCATCTAGAAGATCTACTGTGTGAACACGTCAAACGGTGGTTCGATTAATATAGTTTATTAACACAATAATAAAGagtaaaattaataaaagtaATGTGGAGAATCGGGGAATTGGAGAGCGATAGAAGGGAAAGAGCAATAGATAACTCATAATCGTTCACTTAATATAATGTAGGGTTTTCTTCCGTCCAATGTAGGCCTTGCCCGAAATAGCCGATCGGAAATCCTGCTAACATCCGCCAAACTCGGCTACCGAATGACGAATAATTAGCcgaattgtttaaaatacGGCTAATCAGGATAATGTTCAGCTAACggttaatatattttttcgaattagaCGATCGGCAAATTAGGCTAAATCGGCTATTAGCCGCCGTACCCTGGCATACAGTGAGCGGGGCTGAGTGTGCTGATTGGTCAGTTTTTCATACTTGATTGCATTTTTGCTTGTTTTAagtaatttaaataaaaaatcttctAAATTCAGTATTATGGCTGCAAAACTTTTTACGCAAGTGCGAGACTATTATAGTTCAGCACTAGTTTTCAAATAGTCTCAGGAGACACTCCAAAAgtgaattttgttaaaattgtaAGGAGTCTAACCGTCTCTACACTTCTCCCACTTCCCTTTTCCCCAGTGATAGAAGGCTAAGTGTGTATAGGGATTAATGCTTTTATTTGCAGGATCACCGGTCAGAAAGTCAGCCACGTCATGGATCAAACCTTCGCTCTTCTCCGAATACAGCTCTACAATTGATCCATCCGTGCACAGTACCAAACGCTCCTCACGCGTTCGATCCCTGAGATAATTGCAATATTCCCACACACTCGATTCATTCCATGCCTCTAAACTTCcgggctaccgtaaccctgtgtgtgtgtgcgcaCACATGTGTGCGCGCGCGCGCGTGGGGAGAGCGCACCTTGTTTACGTTTTCTGGACCTTTCGGCGGAGGAATCCAGGGCTCCGCCCTGCCACCGCAGAGGGGTATATAAGACGTGGATTCTATCACTCCATTTCttcttttacttttcaaaatcccCTTTATACCTGTCCCGTTGCCTCTCTTTCTTTTGTACCCATTCAATGGGGTTAATTATACTTAATAAACGGATTCTTTAGCTCATATCGTGTTCTGTTGTAGTATGGGATGCAACAACTGCATTTGTCTTAAAGATAAACTGTGGGGAACACTTAAACCTTTACTAAATGTAtctaaaaaacaatatttgagTGTTTCCtcgagaaaaattatttattttcagtgagGCACCTTCTAACATTGCTGaagttgaaaagaaaaagacagAACTGAACGATCTCCCGCATCTGTTAAAAGAAAAGTGCCTACTTGTAGGTACATTTCAAGATTTGTGAGTTTTGAGcttaaattccaaattatttGTACATATCAAAAAAACGATatctctaaaattttagaatacttaaaattgctaaatttgttagaaaaaatgaaacgagTTCCCAGTCTCtaaaaatataccaaaaacccccaacattttgaaactattGAGTGACtctttcaatagaaaaaagattAGAGCTATCAAATCGGACGAATTCGGACGTCCGGCGTCCGGTTTGTTTGGCGTCCTAAaaaaccggacgtccggttgcACAGCCCTAGTAATAGTAAAACCGCTATTAAAATGTGCtgctttgaaaatattcaaaactatttttctttaagaatgtctgaaattttcagccttGAAATGAGAAGAATGGAAGATTGGGAGAGCACATATAAATTGATTCGATTCAAAATTACGAGTATTGAAGTTCAAATCGATGAAAATGAGAGGTCCTTGTTCTCCGACTTCGGAAACATCacttggaaatttcgaaacgGAAGATGGGGAGCTCGAGTAAACGGCATTCGGTGGACTGGGCGGGAAGATGATGTCAACTTCTTTTAAATCAGCACTGATTTCATTGCGCGCTCGAACAGAATGAAACAATTCATCATCAGAATTTGGGAGGAGAGTGATTTCGGCGATTTCGCTACAGAGCTTAAAATGCCAAATACAAATCATCTCGAATGGCTTGAAATGTCACTTATGTCGGAACACCTACCACATGATTTGGGAATGAAAATCATAAGAGCAACGCGTCCAGGAGTTCTGAAAACTGTGAGAGTTGTATCGGTAAATCCAATTGCAACCAATATTCAACTATTCGCTCTACCACAATGGAATCTTCTGGAAGCGGTGAAGCTACAAGTTGAGAATCTCGATTCGAGGAATATGTGCCATTTTGAATTCGGAAAGTTTATCGTTCAAAATGCCAATATCGGCGTCATTGATGCTATGATGCAAGTAAGTTTATTTGATTCATTGATTtccattcaaatttctaaattttcagggaTTCATggtaaatgaaaatttcgagaagaAACAAATCAATGTCACCGATGACGTTGATGGGTGGAGATTGGACATGCAGTTGAGAAATCGCCACGAGCTCGCTCCCGGCATCGCCGAAGCCAATGTCGAGCTGGAAGAGGGTGGAAAGAAGTACAGACTAACAATGTCTGCCGGAGAATTCAAGCTGGCTTTggtcaaacaattttttaaatcagtgaaattattCCGATAAGGCtaaaaaagtcagaaaaaggggaggaaattttttagaaattcgtattattcaattgaaaacgGGGTTGAAAGGttaggaatttcaaaattaattgataagGGGGCCGATTGATatgaaattccttttttttgatatttgggcgggaaaattaggattttttacGTTTTAAATGAAAGGTGGAAAACGTGGTTCAATTCTGAAACTTGGCAGaatattcggaaaaatttcactgatttatgattttttttttaaatatattttattgtaAACTACTATTTGATGgtgattttttcttgtattAAATAAAAGATGAAGGAGGTGTATGCAAGATTTTTATAAACAAACAGTTTTAGTACTATCTATTATTTCTATCTattatccttttttttttaattcaggaaaatttcagattcaatttttcagtcttcAAATTCGGaattcgcggcgagacccgaagaactcgggggatgtccaattggggggtttaccaactcgggggattggccccgcccacagaactttggcttgcaatacgcccatttctgcaactgccgcacggttttaaaattattttttcttgttatttctcgctctattgagaaaaatacagttttaaaaccgtgcggcagttgcagaaatgggcgtattgcaagccacggttctgtgggcggggccaatcccccgagttggtaatccccccaattggacatcccccgagttcttcgggtctcttCGCGGCGATAAGCCAACAGGATGTCGTAGTGTCCGATGTGTGCGTACAATACACCACACCCGACGCGCAAAGTCTCCCTCAATTCTCGTCGCtttcatatttgaattttcatcgcgtttttctcgattttccgcgattttttcagttttaccggttatttaattaaaaaattgcaggaTTTCGAGATGGGATccttaataaaaatgttcaagccGAGCAAAAAACACAATAATAAGGAGAATATGCCGGTAAGTCGATTTTCGCAAGGAAACTCTAATTTTCGAGGTTTTCAGGCAGTTTCCTTCGCTTCTGGATCATTAAAATCGAAGAAATCCGCGCTAAATGAGTCGGTTTACGTTGGAGAgccacaaaaaatcgatttaaggCTCAAAAGCCCGTATCAAGTGATCACAAAGCCGAAAACCACAAAAGGTAGtg containing:
- the W04A8.9 gene encoding FBA_2 domain-containing protein (Confirmed by transcript evidence), producing MKQFIIRIWEESDFGDFATELKMPNTNHLEWLEMSLMSEHLPHDLGMKIIRATRPGVLKTVRVVSVNPIATNIQLFALPQWNLLEAVKLQVENLDSRNMCHFEFGKFIVQNANIGVIDAMMQGFMVNENFEKKQINVTDDVDGWRLDMQLRNRHELAPGIAEANVELEEGGKKYRLTMSAGEFKLALVKQFFKSVKLFR